One segment of Anatilimnocola aggregata DNA contains the following:
- a CDS encoding HDOD domain-containing protein, protein MTQATQPRSTTISSIPPARRESLERLFARMEQVAALPGIAQRVLQLTDSEHVRADELREAIQNDPILVARILRRLNSSYYALSTKVTDLRTAISLLGFREIRNLAMTVCVSRMFETPGHHGTYRREALWEHSVAVGAAARLVARVCGRGVPEEAYIAGLLHDLGIILIDQSLRRHFCQVVSSVSPTVTTCEAENRILSFDHALLGGFVASKWNLAEPVIDAIAFHHTSGEYTGPHHDLVYVVAVANYLCSRAGWTSLGVHNVQSPPDSVYAGLGLDQISLAIIWDELEPTLERAESLATG, encoded by the coding sequence GTGACGCAAGCAACCCAGCCCAGATCGACGACCATCTCTTCTATTCCGCCGGCCAGGCGCGAATCGCTAGAGCGGTTGTTTGCCCGCATGGAGCAAGTTGCCGCGCTCCCCGGAATTGCCCAGCGCGTTTTGCAGCTTACCGATTCCGAACACGTCCGCGCCGATGAACTGCGCGAGGCGATTCAGAACGACCCGATTCTCGTCGCACGCATCTTGCGGCGCTTGAACTCGTCCTATTACGCACTCAGCACCAAGGTCACCGACCTGCGCACTGCGATCAGCCTGCTGGGCTTTCGCGAGATTCGCAACCTGGCGATGACGGTCTGCGTTTCGCGCATGTTCGAAACGCCCGGCCATCACGGCACCTATCGCCGCGAAGCGCTCTGGGAACATAGCGTGGCCGTTGGTGCAGCTGCCAGATTAGTCGCGCGCGTCTGCGGTCGTGGTGTGCCCGAAGAGGCCTATATCGCCGGCCTGCTACACGATCTCGGAATTATCCTCATCGACCAATCGCTGCGCCGACACTTCTGCCAGGTTGTCTCGTCGGTCTCACCAACCGTTACCACTTGTGAGGCCGAGAATCGCATCCTCTCGTTCGATCATGCTCTGCTTGGCGGCTTCGTCGCCTCGAAATGGAACCTGGCCGAGCCGGTGATCGACGCCATTGCCTTCCATCACACCAGCGGCGAATACACGGGGCCGCATCACGACCTCGTCTATGTCGTCGCGGTTGCCAACTATCTGTGCAGTCGCGCGGGCTGGACGTCGCTGGGCGTACACAACGTGCAATCCCCCCCCGACTCGGTCTATGCCGGCCTCGGACTCGACCAAATCTCCCTGGCCATCATTTGGGACGAACTCGAACCCACTCTCGAACGGGCTGAGTCGTTGGCGACTGGCTGA